CCGCCATGGCCCTCGGCATGCTGGCCACCACCGGCACGGTCGAAACGCCGACCTTCGAAGCGACCTGGGACTACCTCGATGTCGCGCCGGTCACCAATACCGCTTCCGCCAAGCTGACCATCAGCGGCGCGGGCACCCTCTCCAGCTCCTCCACCAACACCGGTGGTTCGTTCAGGCTGGAGAACAATTCCACCGGTGGCCAGAAGATCACCTCGCTGTCGATCGACTTGCGCACCGGCATGATGCCTGACGTCGTCTTCGACCCCGCTCACACCGCGGGCGATCACGATGGCAAGGCCTTCCAAGTGGACGCCAATGCTCCGGAAGATTTGCCGGCACCCACGGGCACCGCCACCCACACCTTCGCGGCCCCGCACAATGGCGTCGACAGCGGCGACGGCTACGGTGCCATCACGGTCGATTGCTCCGGTCTGGATTTCCCTGCCGGGCGGCTTCTGAAATTCTCGTCCGACATCGACCCGCTCAGCATCAAGATGACGCCGACGCCGGTGACCGGCCCCGGGCCGTTCGAGGCAGGCAGTATCTCCGGTCTCGAGATCGTCGGAGCCACGGTCACCGTGACCTTCGACGACGGCACCGTCCGCAAGAGCCGCCTCGGTGGCTTGCCAGGCACCTCGAATGCCAACAAGGGATCAGGCAGCGATCTCTCCCCGGCCCAGCTCCCGACACCCAGCATCTCAGTGGCGGGACAAGCATCGCCATTCACGACGACGACGCAGCCGACCGTTCGCGTGGTGGGCAAGCCCGGCGCCACCGTCCAAGTTGGCGTCTTCCGCTCGGCCCTCCGGCTCACCGGCCACGAACCGATGTATACGGTTCCCGGCTACCAGATCGATCCCTACGAGACCAATCGCGTCGAGTCCTACGACTACAGCGAAGTGACCATCGGTGCCAATGGATTGGTGGACATGCCGCTCTCCCTGAACTATGACGAGGTGCTCGGCGGCATCCATATGGTCACTGCCTTCCTGACCGATCTCAACGGTCACCGGAGCGCTTCCTCGAACGTCCTGACGATCGAGTATGACCCGACCGCCACCCCGCCGAACGCACTATTCCGGATCAACACCGGCTCGAATACCAGCTACACCGACACCGCGGACCAGGTCTGGGCGGCGGATGCCAATACCAGCACCTACAATTCGACCTCCGGATCCGTCGACACCTCGGCCCTCACCGCCGAGACCCCGATCGCCGGCACCGAGGACGATGTGCTTTACCGCACCTTCCGCTACGACAGCAGCGCGTCCTCGCCCCTCGACTTCAACTTCACGGTCCCCAACGGCGACTACGAAGTGCGCCTGCACTTCGCCGAAACGTGGTCCGGCGTCACCGCCGTGGGACAACGCGTGTTCGACGTCTTGCTGGAAGGAAACACCGCAGTGAACGATCTGGACGTCTTCGCGGAAGCCGGCTCGAACGCCGTGCTCGTGAAGACGCTGGAGACCACCGTCAATGATGGTCTGCTCACCCTCGGCCTCCGCCATGAGGTCCAAAACCCCTTCGTCTGCGGCATCGAGATCCTCCAGCTCAACGTCACCGGCCCGGATGAGGAAGCGCCCGAGCCACCAGCCCTGCTGACTCACTCAAACCTGCAGTCCGGCAGCGTCCAGCTCGCGTGGTCCCAGGCTTCCGACAATTCCGGCAGCATCGCGGGCTACCGCATCTATCGCGACAGCCTGCTCGCTCCGCTCGTCGAGACGACCTCTCAGTCGTATCAGGTCACCGGCCTGATGCCGGCGACCGAGTATACCTTCGGCGTGGAGGCCTTCGATGCCGCTGGCAATGTTTCCACCCGCACGACGCTGGTCCTCACCACCGCCGCCGACACGCAGGACCCGAGCGCTCCCGGAACGCTCAAGGGAGCCCCGGGCAACGAACTGGCGATTCTCTCGTGGCTCGCCGCGACGGACGACACCCGCATTCAGGAATACCGCATCTCCCGTGACGGCAATCCCCCCACCACGGTGACCGGACTGGGTTACACCGATACCGGGCTGACCAATGGAACCCTCTATGAGTATTCCGTGGTCGCCGTCGACGTGGTCGGCAAGCTCTCGTCCGCGGTCACGGTTTCCGTCCGTCCGCGTGCACTGGGACCGGCGATCTATCGCGTGGACTGTGGCAATGTGACCGGCAACTACACCGATCTCGATGGCCGTGTCTGGACAGTGGATACCGGCTACAACCCCACGGCCAATGCCGTCGGCCCGACCCCGACCACTACCGTGGCGATTTCGGGAACCAACGCCCAAGAGGTCTACCGGACCTACCGTTACAAGAACCGCAATTCGGGTGTCGGCACTCCGATGAAGTATGAGTTCACGCTGCCCAATGGCCAATATGAACTGCGCCTTCACTTCGCCGAACTCTGGACCGGCGCGACGACACCGGGTGCCCGCGTCTTCAACGTGGCCGTCGAGGGAGAACCGACATTTACCAATTTCGATATCTTCGTCGAGGCGGGTCTCAATGCCGCCTTGGTGAAGGCAATCCCGGTCACCGTGGCGGATGGCAAGATGAACATTGACTTCGCGGTGGTCACCCAGAACCCGCAGATCTCGGGCATCGAGATCTTCCCGCTTCAGGAAGGCCCGCCCGACACCACCCCGCCCGATGCACCGGCGAACCTCGTCGTTTCCAGCAAGACCGATACCAGCGTCTCGCTGGCATGGGACGCTCCCACCGATGACGCGACCGCCTGGGAAGTCTCCCAAGGCAGCGAGGTCCTCGGCATCGTCACCGCAACCTCCTACACCATAACCGGCCTGACCCCGAACACCGGCTATACCTACTCGGTGCGGGCCCGGGATGCCGCGAACAACTACTCCACTCCGGCAACCCTGAACGTCACCACCGATCCCGACACCTCGCCTCCGTCGGCGCCGCAAAATCTCACGGCGACTCCCGGCAATGGCATCGTGATCCTCGGCTGGCAGGCACCGACGGGCGAACCGGTGGACCACTATCAGATCCTCCGCGACGAAGTCGAATTGACCACCGTGACCACTCCGGGTTTCACCGACAGCACGGTCACCAACGGGACCACCTATGTCTATAAGGTGAAGGCCGTGGACGCCGCGGACAATGCCTCGGCCGCCGCCACCGCCAGCACCACCCCGCAGTCGCTCGGGCCCGCCATCTACCGGATCAACTGCGGCAAGCTTGACGGCAGTCACACGGATCCTGGCGGCAACGTCTGGGCGGCGGACGCCCCTCCCTATTACAACAACAACGATACCGGTACCAGCTCGGTGACGGTGACAGGCACCACCGCGCCGGAAATTTACAAGACCCACCGCTACAAGAATCGCTTTTCGGGCGTCGGCACACCGCTGCGATATCAACTCCCGGTCACAAACGGCATCTACGAGGTCCGCCTGCATTTCGCTGAGGTCTGGACTCAAGCCGCGCTGGGCAAGCGGGTGTTCGACGTCTCGCTCGAAGGAACCTTGGTTCTGAACGACTTCGATATCTTTGCCGAAGTGGGTTCAAATACCGCGCTGGTCAAGGCGCTGCCGACGAGCGTGAGCGATGGATTGCTGACCATCGACCTCGCGGTGGTAGTCCAGAATCCCCAGATCTGCGCCATCGAGGTCTATCCAGTGGCATCCGGTGGCAGTGGCACCGGCGACACGGTCGCCCCGGGCACGCCGGGCAGTCCGGTGGCCGCAAACCTGACCCAGACCTCCGTGGACCTTTCGTGGAGCGCTTCCACCGACAATGAAGGCGGTAGCGGCGTGACGGGCTATCACGTCTTCCGCCGGATTCCGGCCACCCAACCGGTGGAGGAGGCCCAATTGATCGCCACCGTGACCGGCACTTCGTTCGCCGACAGCGGCCTCGCCCCGGCAACCGGCTACGAATATCGCGTGGTCGCCTATGACGGCGCGAACAACGCCTCGGATCCCGCCATCCTGCCCGTCACCACGGTGACTCCGGATACCACCGCGCCCACGAGTCCGAACAATCTGGCCGCCACGCCAAGCCTGGGCCAAGTGGCACTGTCCTGGCAGGCTTCCAGCGACATCGGTGGCAGCGGTGTAAAGGAGTACGTGGTCCGCCGCGACAGCATCGAGATCGCGACCGTGACCACCCCCGGCTATACCGACACCGGCTTGATCGGGAACATCTCGGTCGTCTATGAGGTGAAGGCGGTTGACTTCGCCGGCAACTCCTCGGAATTCGCCTCGACCGAAGCCACGACGCCGCCGGATGCGGAGGCTCCGGGAGCTCCGCGCAATCTGACCGCCGTTCCCGGCAATGGCAGCATCACCTTCTCCTGGCAGGCACCGCTCGCCACCAATGACGTGAGCAGCTACCAGATCTGGCACAATGGCTCGCAGGTGACGACCGTCGGCTCGCCCGAGTATGTCGCCACCGGCTTGCAGAATGGCCAGCTCTACACCTACGAGGTGCGGACGGTGGACACTTCCACCAACGTGTCTTCCTACGCCACTGCCTCGGCTACGCCCAGAGCGCTGGCAGGTCCCGCGGTTCGCGTGAATGTCGGCGGCGGCGAATACACCGATAGTCTCGGCAATGTCTGGGTGGAGGATTCCGGCTTCTTCAACATGGGCCAGACCGCTACCAACGGCTCCATCCCCATCGCAGGAACGGAGGAGGATTCGCTCTATCGCTCCGAGCGCTACGATGGCTCGCCGGACGGTGCGGACCTCGAGTTCTCGACCGACGTGGCCAATGGCAGGTATGAGGTGAAGCTCCACTTCGCCGAGACCTACAACCAGATCACCGCCGCCGGACAGCGCGTCTTCGACGTGTATGCTCAGGAGCAACTCGCCATCGACAACCTGGACATCTTCGACCGCGTCGGCCTGAACGCCGCCTTGGTCATGGTGATCCCGGTGACCGTCACGGATGGCTCGCTCGACATCCGCTTCGACCACCTCGACATCCAGAACCCGAAGATCTGTGCCATCGAAGTCCTTGCCATCGTCCCACCCGCTCCGGCGACCTTCGCGGAGTGGCTGACCTCGAACAACCTCCCCGGCCAGACGACCGGGGACGCGGATGGCGGCGGGCTCTCTAACCTCGAGGAGTATGAACTCCAGTTGAATCCGAACGATCCGAACGACGATCTCGAATTCCGCGTGACTTGCACGACCGAAGGCGCGTCCAAGCTGATCGCCCTGCCGGCCCTCAAGCCGATCGGAAACTACTACGTCCACCGTAGCGACGATCTCGGCGACCTCGACAACGTCACCAACCGGATCGACACGATCACCAAGGCCGAAATCGAAGCAATGTCGCCCGCCGAACGGGCCTCCTACACGATCGAGGACAACACCGGAGGCACCCGTGCCTTCTACCAGTTGTTCTTCGTGCCCGTGGCCGAATAATTGCAGAAAGCTCCGGGAGCCCAGCCTCCCGGAGCATCCCGCCGAGGATGACCGGGCACCCAACCGCCATCCTCGGAGTTCACCCCCCCTCCCTACGCATGCCCCCCTCCCCCCGGATTGTCATCGTCGGTGCCGCAGGCCGTCTCGGCCAGGCACTGGTCAAACGCCTGTCACGCGACGCAACCGTCATCGGCCTTGCACGGCCTGCGATCGACTTGCTCGAGCCGCAGTCGATTCGCGACGCCCTTGAGCCGCTGGATTTCGACCAACTGATCCTGCCCGCCGCCATGACCGCGGTGGACCCTTGCGAAACGGAGCAGGAGAAAGCCTACGCGATCAATGCCACCGCTCCCGGCGTCATCGCGGAAATCTGCGCCGCAAAAAAGGCGCACATGACCTACGTCAGCACCGACTTCGTTTTCGATGGGGAGACTCACGGTTTCTACACCGAAGGCGACGAGGCCCAGCCGGTCAGCGTCTATGGAGCCTCGAAGCTGAAGGGCGAAGAGCTCGTTCTCGCCGCTGATCCGGGCCACCTGGTCGTCCGCGTGTCGTGGCTCTATGGACCCGGGAAGCCGGCCTTCCCCGAGTGGATCGTGGACAAGGCCTGCTCCGACGCAAACCTCTCGCTGCCGATGGACAAGACCGGCTGCCCGACCTCGGCCACGGATGTCGCGGACATGCTCGTGCCGCTGTTGGAAGAATCCGCATCCGGCGTCTTCCACCTCTGCAATGCCGGCTCCTGCTCCTGGCAGGAGTGGGGGCAGGCCTGTCTCGACCTCGCCCGCGAGGCTGGCGCGCCGCTGAAGTGCGACTCCATCGCCGGCAATTGGCTGGCTGATATTCCCGCTTTCCTCGCCAAGCGCCCGCCGAATACCGCGATGAGCACCGACAAGTTCACGACCTTCACCGGGATTTCCCCGCGGTCCTGGCAGGAGGCCTTGCGCGAACATTTCGCCACCTCCGGTTTCCTTGCAAAATACCAAGCCGCCGCCTGCGGTTGACGCCCGTCTTATCCTTCCTCCTAGCCAAAGCCTCACCCTTCCCACCCCATGAATATTCTCGTCACCGGCGGCGCCGGCTTCATCGGATCGAATCTCGTTCATTACCTGCTGCGCGATGCCGCGGAGGAATTGAGCGTCTCGATCGACAAGGTTGTCACTCTCGACAAGCTCACCTACGCGGGCAACCGCTCCAGCCTCGAAGACCTCGAAGCGGATCCGCGCCATGTCTTCGCCCAGGGCGACATCTGCGATGACGTGTTCGTCGGCGGCCTGCTGCGCGAGCACAATATCGATGCGGTGATGCACCTCGCCGCCGAGTCGCACGTGGACCGCTCGATCGATGGACCGGAGGCCTTCATCCTGACCAACGTGGTCGGCACCTTCCGGCTGATCGATGCCTTCCGGAAATATCTGGTCGAGAGCGGCCGCACCAAGCTTCCGAACTACGGCAAGTCGATCGCCGATGGCGGTGAGTCGGCGTTCCTCCACGTCTCGACGGATGAGGTCTTCGGCTCGCTCGGACCTCAGGACCCGATGTTTTGCGAGACCACGCCGTATTCGCCGAACAGTCCTTACAGCGCCTCGAAGGCAGGCAGCGACCACCTCGCCCGCGCGTATCACCACACCTACGGGATGCCGGTGATCACCACGAATTGCTCTAACAACTATGGCCCGTTCCAGTTCCCGGAAAAGCTGTTGCCGCTCATGATCCAGAAGACCCTGCGCGGCGAACCGCTGCCAGTCTATGGCGACGGCACCAATATCCGCGACTGGCTCTACGTGGAGGACCACTGCCGCGGCCTCGCCATGGCGCTGGTCCGCGGTGCCATCGGTGAGACGTATGTCATCGGTGGCAAGAACGAGATCCGGAACATCGACGTGGTCCGCCAGCTCATCGCCACTGTCCACCAGCTTGCGCCGGAAAGCGCGACCAAGTCTGCCGACGACCTGATCACCTACGTGAAGGACCGCCCGGGCCACGACCAGCGCTACGCCATCGATCCCGCGAAGATCGAGAACGAGCTCGGCTGGTCGCCGCGCGAGGACTTCGCCTCCGGCCTGCGCAAGACCGTCCAGTGGTACTTGGATAACCAAGCCTGGATCAGCGGTATCGAAGATGGCAGCTACCGCGGCGAACGCCTCGGCACCCTCGCCTGAATTCAACCCTTTCCCCATCCTCCCCATGCTGTCACCCGAAGAAAAGAACCGCCTCGTCCAGTCCCCTGAAGATCTCGCCCTGCGGAAAGGCATCATCCTTGCCGGCGGCACCGGCAGCCGCCTGTTCCCCATGACCCATTCGGTGAGCAAGCAGCTCATCCCGGTCTATGACAAGCCGATGATCTACTACCCGCTCACCGTGCTGATGCTGGCGGGCGTGAAGGAGATCCTGCTGATCTCGACCCCGCGCGACCTGCCTGCCTTCGAGCAATTGTTAGGCGATGGTTCCCAGTGGGGCCTTGAGATTTCCTATGCCGAGCAGCCGAAGCCGGAAGGTCTCGCGCAGGCCTTCCTCATCGGGGAAGAGTTCCTCGCCGGTGAGCCCGCCTGCCTGGTGCTCGGCGACAATCTCTTCTACGGCCACGACCTCGCGAAGTCGCTGATGGCGGCGTCGCGCCGCAAGGAGGGCGCGACCGTCTTCGGCTATCACACCCAACAGCCGGAGCAATACGGCGTGGTGGAGTTCGATGCAGAAGGCAACGTCGTCTCGCTTGAAGAGAAGCCCGAAAAGCCGAAGTCGAACTACGCCGTCCCCGGCATCTACTTCTACGACTCCGACGTCGTCGCGATGGCGAAGGCGCTCAAGCCCTCACCCCGCGGCGAGCTGGAGATCACCGACCTCAACCGGGTTTATCTGGAGAAGGGTGGACTGCGTGTCGAGTTGCTCGGCCGTGGCACCACCTGGCTCGACACCGGCACGCCGGACTCGCTGGCAGATGCCACCCAGTTCGTGCAGGTGATCCAGCAGCGGCAGGGCCTCAAGATCGCCTGTCCGGAAGAAGTGGCTTTCCTGCAAGGTCGCATCGACCGCGCGAAGCTGAACGAGTCCGTGCAGAAGTATTCCAAGACCCCCTACGGCGAATACCTCGCCCTGCTCTAACAATCACGCCATGTCCACGATGCACACCGATCCATGGGCGGGTCTGAATCCCGATGCCCGCGCCCGCTTGGAGACACGGGACTACTCGGTCGCCGATCTTGCCCAACGGCTGGCCACTTCCGGCGTCAATGCGTCCGAGGCCATCGTCGGCCGCGCCTCGCTCGGCGACGCGTGGATACCCGGCGTGGAGCTTTTCCAGAGGAAGGTCTATCAGCAAAAGGGCCGCGGCTATTTCGGCGAGCTCACCCGCCTGACCGAAGGCACGCTCGACCGGATCGGCCTCGCCCCGCGCCAGTGGGCCTCGGCCATGATGCACCGCGACAGCGCCAAGGGCTTCCACATCCATCCGCCGCACATTCCGGAAGGAGCCGTGCCGGCGGAGTGGTTCCAGAAACTCTATGTCGACAATTCCGAGGACTACTCGCTGCGTCCGTATGACCGCGAGCAGTGGGACGTGATGTTCTTCCTCACCGGCATCTGCGAGATGCTGCTGGTGGATGAACGCCAAGGCATGCCCCGCCGCGTGATGCGGTTCACCATTCCCGGTGACAGCCGCGCGGGCCCGGACAATGCCGCCGTCGTCATCCCGTCCGGGGTGGCCCACGCGTTGCGGAACATCGGCAATGAAGACCTGATCATGGTCTATGGCACCAGCACGGTCTTTAATCCCGCTTGGGAAGGCCGGATCGCCAGCGACGTGGAGAAGGCCCCGCTCCCCACGGATTGGGACCGCTACCTCGCCGGCGGCGCCTGACCTGGTTTTTAAGACTCGTCTCTAACAAGCTCACCCCCTACATTGATTACCGCAATCCCATGAAAAGCACCCCGCAAACCCAACGGCCTGCCGCCGGATGGCAGCGCCTATTCCGAGGCATGACGAATGCCTTGGCGGCCACCATGGCCGTGCTCCTCGCCGCGTCCTTCACCGGCTGCGAAGGCCCGGAAAACTTCACCCCGATTCCCGCCGAGGCCTACTCGCCGCGTCCTAGCGGCACCTTGGCTGCCGGCGACGTGCTCAACATCAGCTTCCCCGGCGCACCCGAGCTGAATACCACCCAGAAGGTCCAGGCCAATGGCAAGGTCAGCCTGCCGACGATCGGCTCCGTGACCGCGCAGGGCAAGAGCATCTCCAGCCTCCAGTCGCAGCTCACCGGCATGTATACCTCCCACCTGCAGAATCCTGCCGTGCTTGTCGCGGTGGAGACGGCAGCCTCCGGCGTCTATGTCACCGGCGAGGTGATGAAGCCCGGCAAGGTGCCTCTCGACCGGCCGATGACCGTGGTGGAAGCGATCGGCGAGTGCGGCGGCTTCACCAAGTTCGCCAACCCGAAGCAAGTGGTGGTCGTGCGCAACCAAGGTGGCAAGAACCAGCGCTACGCTCTGAATCTGGCCGACACCTTCAGCGGTGCGAACGACTCGGCCTTCTACCTGCGGCCTTTCGACACCGTCCTGGTGAAGCAAAGCCGCTGGTAAGCAAGCCGGCTTCGTCTTCCAAGATCCCCAAGACCCTTCTCCCGCAAGGGACGGCGATAACCTCGCCGTCCCTTTTTGCGTATCACGGGAAATCAATCGGTCAGCAAGCGGTAGAAGCGACGCTTGGCCCCCGCTGTCGCGGCCGGATCGGCAATCTCGATGACGCCGGTTTCATTGACGCGCGTGCCAATTGGCACCCAGACGACCATGTCGCTGGAGGCATAGATCTGGATGTCCGAGCTGAGCCCCCCCTCCACTTCGAAGGACAGCGTACGGTCCGGCTTCACTGAAAAGCGAGTCACCTGGAACTTCGGCAGGGCCGCTCCTTGACTGACGGAAAGAATCACCGGACCGCCGGTCGCCGTCGCGGTCCCCGTCGTCAGCCTCACGCTGAAGTCCCCGCTGTCTCCCGTGGAGAGCCCTTGGAGCGACAGCAGCGGGCCGTTCGCACCAGCAATGGCGGCGCTGCCCTTGAACCACTGGTAGCTCACCGGTCCCGTCGCGGCCGCGGTCACCGCCAGGGTCGTGCTCGAACCTGTCGCGACTGAGAGATTCCCGGTAATTCCTGACACCACCACGGCGGCGCCGCTGCGTGGCAAGGCATCCGTGGGAACAAACGCAGGATCGGAAGAGAGGACCACGCGGTCGAGCAATGTGCCCTGCTCGCGGACGCGGAAGCGCAGCGTGTGACTTCCTTCGTCAAAGTTGAAAACCCGCGGACCGGCTTCGACCACGTGGATCCGCCGCCAGATCCAGTTGGTCGTCCGGGTGCCCTCCGGTGGCGTGGTCGTTCCGTAAACGTGGAAGACCTCCTCGACGCCTCCGTCAGTCGAGAAAAAGAACGAATCCTTGGCCTCGGTGGGGGCCTTCACCCGGCACCAGACGTGGTAGTCCCCCGTGACGGGCGCATTGAAGCTCAACTGCGTCCAGCCGAGCTGCGAATAGAACGAGCTGTCCACCCACGATTCCGTGGGACCATTGAAGGTCGTCATCGGCGCATTGAGCAGGCCGCTCTCCGCCTCCAGCATCACCAGCCGGCCGCTGGTGTCCGGGTTCTGCGCGGCGGTCCCGTAGGTCACCGTGATCTCGGACGAGAAAGAGCTCTCTTGCCCCTCGGAATTGTAGGCCGTGACGGCGCAAAAGTAAGGCTGCCCGGGCGTCAGATTGGGTAGCACCGCCTGCGGATTGCTCCCTGCGTTGAGCACCTGCTCATAAATCCGGCTGCTGCGTCCCCAATAGACCTTGTAGCCTGCCACAGTGCTCTCCGGATTCCGATTCCAAGCCACCGGAACACTGCCTGGAATGGTGGATCCTTGAGACACCGAGGGCGCCATGGCAGAAAGCATCATTGATAATCCAATGAATTTCAATGGGTTAAGAAAATGTTTT
This genomic interval from Luteolibacter arcticus contains the following:
- a CDS encoding polysaccharide biosynthesis/export family protein codes for the protein MKSTPQTQRPAAGWQRLFRGMTNALAATMAVLLAASFTGCEGPENFTPIPAEAYSPRPSGTLAAGDVLNISFPGAPELNTTQKVQANGKVSLPTIGSVTAQGKSISSLQSQLTGMYTSHLQNPAVLVAVETAASGVYVTGEVMKPGKVPLDRPMTVVEAIGECGGFTKFANPKQVVVVRNQGGKNQRYALNLADTFSGANDSAFYLRPFDTVLVKQSRW
- the rfbD gene encoding dTDP-4-dehydrorhamnose reductase, encoding MPPSPRIVIVGAAGRLGQALVKRLSRDATVIGLARPAIDLLEPQSIRDALEPLDFDQLILPAAMTAVDPCETEQEKAYAINATAPGVIAEICAAKKAHMTYVSTDFVFDGETHGFYTEGDEAQPVSVYGASKLKGEELVLAADPGHLVVRVSWLYGPGKPAFPEWIVDKACSDANLSLPMDKTGCPTSATDVADMLVPLLEESASGVFHLCNAGSCSWQEWGQACLDLAREAGAPLKCDSIAGNWLADIPAFLAKRPPNTAMSTDKFTTFTGISPRSWQEALREHFATSGFLAKYQAAACG
- a CDS encoding malectin domain-containing carbohydrate-binding protein, giving the protein MKLKFLSRGSDRRFDVLPSSWRTTLNLSALMAMAFAPLAHAQQVGFNASLLKWPAGAANNKAKDVSSLQFGPDNRLYFTQVNGTVIACDVTRLGPNDYHAANAETINLVKLIPNHDDDGTYNPAPLMENGDLGFRQCTGLLVTGTAANPVVYVSSCDPRQGAGSGGTDFDLDTNSGIVSRLTKNASTGEWEKVDVVRGLPRSEENHANNGLTISADGNTLYLAQGGNTNAGAPSANFAYCAEYALSAAILSIDLVAINALPVQTDMHGQKYLYNLPTLNDPNPDRAHNGDGSDVNDPFGGNDGLNQAKLVQGGPVQVYASGFRNPYDVLIATTPGHVGKMYTFDNAANQGWGGYPKNEAVPATVTNEYVAGEPGTVNNKDGLYLISGPGYYRGHPSPIRANPAGAGWFWKVEDGPGAGLQFSAAPTTDWPPVPVSMADPQQGDFLMPGPLDGALITNTFSTTGLTEYTAPNFGGEMIGDILATQYNNQALQRIMMNGDGTVAENSSLLLKGTGYGTPLDVTCPGPGAAPTLWGTIFIGHHSSKISILEPTDFDSPGGGVCSGVFSFALDEDNDGYSNADEVSNNVDPCSPAVTPDDHDGDFLSNLLDSDDDNDGIVDTQDVFPIDALNGRSVSAPVNLDLFNDNEDLGGFFELGLRGVMLNPGQNYAAKMHVDDLIAGGTGGLFTDPFPGPGNPHGTSNTQLNGYLFGVSVDEFTGPVIASSKIGTPLFNSAPTAHQSQGMFIGNGDQDNYVKVAFNANNGAGGVEVVHEENGVILTQVIHPAPGLFAPGVLDVFAYCLVDPIAGTVHPGYSLNNGPITYVGSPLVVSGKILGAIRGSSAMALGMLATTGTVETPTFEATWDYLDVAPVTNTASAKLTISGAGTLSSSSTNTGGSFRLENNSTGGQKITSLSIDLRTGMMPDVVFDPAHTAGDHDGKAFQVDANAPEDLPAPTGTATHTFAAPHNGVDSGDGYGAITVDCSGLDFPAGRLLKFSSDIDPLSIKMTPTPVTGPGPFEAGSISGLEIVGATVTVTFDDGTVRKSRLGGLPGTSNANKGSGSDLSPAQLPTPSISVAGQASPFTTTTQPTVRVVGKPGATVQVGVFRSALRLTGHEPMYTVPGYQIDPYETNRVESYDYSEVTIGANGLVDMPLSLNYDEVLGGIHMVTAFLTDLNGHRSASSNVLTIEYDPTATPPNALFRINTGSNTSYTDTADQVWAADANTSTYNSTSGSVDTSALTAETPIAGTEDDVLYRTFRYDSSASSPLDFNFTVPNGDYEVRLHFAETWSGVTAVGQRVFDVLLEGNTAVNDLDVFAEAGSNAVLVKTLETTVNDGLLTLGLRHEVQNPFVCGIEILQLNVTGPDEEAPEPPALLTHSNLQSGSVQLAWSQASDNSGSIAGYRIYRDSLLAPLVETTSQSYQVTGLMPATEYTFGVEAFDAAGNVSTRTTLVLTTAADTQDPSAPGTLKGAPGNELAILSWLAATDDTRIQEYRISRDGNPPTTVTGLGYTDTGLTNGTLYEYSVVAVDVVGKLSSAVTVSVRPRALGPAIYRVDCGNVTGNYTDLDGRVWTVDTGYNPTANAVGPTPTTTVAISGTNAQEVYRTYRYKNRNSGVGTPMKYEFTLPNGQYELRLHFAELWTGATTPGARVFNVAVEGEPTFTNFDIFVEAGLNAALVKAIPVTVADGKMNIDFAVVTQNPQISGIEIFPLQEGPPDTTPPDAPANLVVSSKTDTSVSLAWDAPTDDATAWEVSQGSEVLGIVTATSYTITGLTPNTGYTYSVRARDAANNYSTPATLNVTTDPDTSPPSAPQNLTATPGNGIVILGWQAPTGEPVDHYQILRDEVELTTVTTPGFTDSTVTNGTTYVYKVKAVDAADNASAAATASTTPQSLGPAIYRINCGKLDGSHTDPGGNVWAADAPPYYNNNDTGTSSVTVTGTTAPEIYKTHRYKNRFSGVGTPLRYQLPVTNGIYEVRLHFAEVWTQAALGKRVFDVSLEGTLVLNDFDIFAEVGSNTALVKALPTSVSDGLLTIDLAVVVQNPQICAIEVYPVASGGSGTGDTVAPGTPGSPVAANLTQTSVDLSWSASTDNEGGSGVTGYHVFRRIPATQPVEEAQLIATVTGTSFADSGLAPATGYEYRVVAYDGANNASDPAILPVTTVTPDTTAPTSPNNLAATPSLGQVALSWQASSDIGGSGVKEYVVRRDSIEIATVTTPGYTDTGLIGNISVVYEVKAVDFAGNSSEFASTEATTPPDAEAPGAPRNLTAVPGNGSITFSWQAPLATNDVSSYQIWHNGSQVTTVGSPEYVATGLQNGQLYTYEVRTVDTSTNVSSYATASATPRALAGPAVRVNVGGGEYTDSLGNVWVEDSGFFNMGQTATNGSIPIAGTEEDSLYRSERYDGSPDGADLEFSTDVANGRYEVKLHFAETYNQITAAGQRVFDVYAQEQLAIDNLDIFDRVGLNAALVMVIPVTVTDGSLDIRFDHLDIQNPKICAIEVLAIVPPAPATFAEWLTSNNLPGQTTGDADGGGLSNLEEYELQLNPNDPNDDLEFRVTCTTEGASKLIALPALKPIGNYYVHRSDDLGDLDNVTNRIDTITKAEIEAMSPAERASYTIEDNTGGTRAFYQLFFVPVAE
- the rfbA gene encoding glucose-1-phosphate thymidylyltransferase RfbA: MLSPEEKNRLVQSPEDLALRKGIILAGGTGSRLFPMTHSVSKQLIPVYDKPMIYYPLTVLMLAGVKEILLISTPRDLPAFEQLLGDGSQWGLEISYAEQPKPEGLAQAFLIGEEFLAGEPACLVLGDNLFYGHDLAKSLMAASRRKEGATVFGYHTQQPEQYGVVEFDAEGNVVSLEEKPEKPKSNYAVPGIYFYDSDVVAMAKALKPSPRGELEITDLNRVYLEKGGLRVELLGRGTTWLDTGTPDSLADATQFVQVIQQRQGLKIACPEEVAFLQGRIDRAKLNESVQKYSKTPYGEYLALL
- a CDS encoding fibronectin type III domain-containing protein, with product MAWNRNPESTVAGYKVYWGRSSRIYEQVLNAGSNPQAVLPNLTPGQPYFCAVTAYNSEGQESSFSSEITVTYGTAAQNPDTSGRLVMLEAESGLLNAPMTTFNGPTESWVDSSFYSQLGWTQLSFNAPVTGDYHVWCRVKAPTEAKDSFFFSTDGGVEEVFHVYGTTTPPEGTRTTNWIWRRIHVVEAGPRVFNFDEGSHTLRFRVREQGTLLDRVVLSSDPAFVPTDALPRSGAAVVVSGITGNLSVATGSSTTLAVTAAATGPVSYQWFKGSAAIAGANGPLLSLQGLSTGDSGDFSVRLTTGTATATGGPVILSVSQGAALPKFQVTRFSVKPDRTLSFEVEGGLSSDIQIYASSDMVVWVPIGTRVNETGVIEIADPAATAGAKRRFYRLLTD
- the rfbB gene encoding dTDP-glucose 4,6-dehydratase, with the protein product MNILVTGGAGFIGSNLVHYLLRDAAEELSVSIDKVVTLDKLTYAGNRSSLEDLEADPRHVFAQGDICDDVFVGGLLREHNIDAVMHLAAESHVDRSIDGPEAFILTNVVGTFRLIDAFRKYLVESGRTKLPNYGKSIADGGESAFLHVSTDEVFGSLGPQDPMFCETTPYSPNSPYSASKAGSDHLARAYHHTYGMPVITTNCSNNYGPFQFPEKLLPLMIQKTLRGEPLPVYGDGTNIRDWLYVEDHCRGLAMALVRGAIGETYVIGGKNEIRNIDVVRQLIATVHQLAPESATKSADDLITYVKDRPGHDQRYAIDPAKIENELGWSPREDFASGLRKTVQWYLDNQAWISGIEDGSYRGERLGTLA